A genomic segment from Alteribacillus bidgolensis encodes:
- the fni gene encoding type 2 isopentenyl-diphosphate Delta-isomerase, with protein sequence MSRAERKKDHINYALSAETEKKNSFDDVRFVHNSLPGTSVSQIDQSVSIGELYLSSPIIINAMTGGGGKETERMNECLAAAARDTGAAMAVGSQMAAFKDPAEERTYNIVRKVNKDGVIFANLGSELTLEQAKQAVDMIDANALQIHLNVIQELVMPEGDRDFKGALETISEIAASLHVPVIIKEVGFGLSYETVAQLKQTDVQVVDTGGNGGTNFAAIENKRRDEPFDFFNKWGLAAVPSIVESVHAASRSISVIGSGGVRNGYDIAKAIALGADAAGIAGKVLAAADQGGKEGAKRFITKCQEELKMVMTAVGAERIMDLKYAPLVLTGESKHWLEERGFPPSNYSRKRLGN encoded by the coding sequence GTGTCTCGTGCTGAACGAAAGAAGGATCATATTAATTACGCTTTAAGCGCAGAAACAGAAAAAAAGAACAGCTTTGATGATGTCCGTTTCGTTCATAACAGCTTGCCGGGGACTTCTGTTTCTCAAATAGACCAATCCGTATCAATCGGCGAACTTTATTTAAGTTCGCCGATTATTATTAATGCAATGACAGGAGGCGGCGGCAAGGAAACAGAAAGAATGAACGAGTGTCTTGCAGCGGCAGCTAGAGATACTGGAGCTGCTATGGCAGTTGGTTCTCAAATGGCAGCTTTCAAAGATCCAGCAGAAGAAAGAACGTATAATATTGTTAGGAAAGTAAATAAAGATGGTGTGATATTTGCTAACTTAGGAAGCGAATTAACGTTAGAGCAAGCAAAGCAGGCTGTAGACATGATAGATGCAAATGCATTACAAATACATTTAAATGTTATACAAGAATTAGTAATGCCTGAAGGAGACAGAGATTTTAAAGGTGCTCTTGAAACTATTTCTGAAATCGCTGCATCTTTACATGTACCTGTCATTATAAAAGAAGTTGGATTTGGATTGTCCTATGAGACTGTAGCACAATTAAAACAAACGGATGTCCAAGTTGTTGATACGGGAGGAAATGGCGGCACAAATTTTGCAGCGATTGAGAATAAAAGAAGAGATGAGCCATTTGATTTTTTTAATAAGTGGGGTTTGGCTGCGGTCCCATCTATTGTAGAGTCCGTACATGCAGCTTCGCGTTCTATTTCAGTAATAGGATCAGGCGGAGTAAGAAACGGATACGATATTGCAAAAGCCATTGCTTTAGGAGCTGATGCAGCGGGTATAGCGGGGAAAGTTTTAGCAGCTGCAGACCAGGGCGGAAAAGAAGGTGCCAAACGTTTTATTACTAAGTGCCAGGAAGAATTAAAAATGGTAATGACTGCTGTCGGTGCTGAGCGAATAATGGATCTCAAATATGCACCTCTTGTACTTACAGGGGAGTCGAAACACTGGTTAGAAGAAAGAGGATTTCCCCCATCAAACTACAGCAGAAAAAGGCTCGGGAATTGA
- a CDS encoding YphA family membrane protein, which produces MENILLLIISWYLWIIQTFLVGKQNRYRFVLSLFLLAIISFYPLDWSFMQVTIKPVFILFFAGGFLCLCDQTSLNKWKIFFMSISFAYLFAALRLTEWYEPVIFLFGHLLTYIICFTFIFFLFFHSFKERLACAIIASCSGEIIYQLHILPFTSVLNVGEVFFLNYLITLIAALYSLELFHKLITMINNVASPPRSNLPG; this is translated from the coding sequence ATGGAGAATATTTTATTACTAATCATTAGTTGGTATTTATGGATCATTCAGACCTTTTTAGTAGGAAAACAAAATAGATATCGTTTTGTTTTGTCCCTGTTCTTGCTAGCAATAATCAGTTTTTACCCTTTGGACTGGTCTTTCATGCAGGTGACAATCAAGCCTGTATTTATTTTGTTTTTTGCAGGAGGTTTTCTTTGTTTATGTGATCAAACCTCCTTAAATAAATGGAAAATATTTTTTATGTCTATTAGTTTTGCATATTTGTTTGCAGCTTTACGGTTAACCGAATGGTATGAACCAGTCATTTTCTTATTTGGTCATTTATTGACGTATATTATTTGTTTTACCTTTATATTTTTTCTCTTTTTTCATTCATTTAAGGAACGCTTAGCTTGTGCGATAATAGCTTCTTGCAGCGGAGAAATAATTTACCAATTGCATATACTTCCGTTTACTTCGGTACTTAATGTAGGTGAAGTGTTCTTTTTAAATTACCTTATTACCCTAATTGCAGCATTATACAGTTTAGAATTATTTCACAAATTAATAACTATGATTAATAATGTAGCATCTCCACCTCGTTCTAACTTGCCTGGGTAG
- the metH gene encoding methionine synthase — MVQFKERLKQSILLLDGAMGTMLQNADLKPEDFGGEHFDGCNEYLNVTSPHVIDRIHREYLEAGADIIETNTFGATSIVLADYDLEDKAEELNVAAAKLAKAAADDYSTPEFPRYVAGAMGPTTKSLSVTGGTTFEELADAYEEQAAGLIKGGIDVFLLETSQDMRNVKAAYVGIKRAEASAKTELPLIVSGTIEPMGTTLAGQTIESFYISLEHMKPTVVGLNCATGPEFMRDHLRSLSDLATTYVHCYPNAGLPDEEGHYHESPESLASKLKTFGEKGWLNIVGGCCGTTPEHIKVMRDTLKDYSPRVPVETHPHTVSGIEPLVYEEDMRPLFVGERTNVIGSRKFKRLINEDKFEEASEVARAQVKRGAHVIDVCLADPDREELEDMEKFLSYVINKVKVPLMIDSTDAQVIEKALTYSQGKAIINSINLEDGEERFDDIIPIVKRFGAAVVVGTIDEQGMAVTAERKLEIAKRSHDLLVHKHGMNAKDIIFDPLVFPVGTGDEQYIGSAEATVEGIRLIKEKLPDCLTILGISNVSFGLPPVGREVLNAAFMYYCTNAGLDYAIVNTEKLERFASIPDNEKEMARKLLFETSDETLAEFTAHYRGKKAEKKKVEKNLSLEDRLAEYIVEGTKEGLFEDLDEALKKFDEPLDIINGPLMNGMDKVGKLFNNNELIVAEVLQSAEAMKAAVAHLEPYMEKKEDDDSGKGKILLATVKGDVHDIGKNLVDIILSNNGFKIVNLGIKVTSNELIEAVNNEKPDAVGLSGLLVKSAQQMVLTAQDLKNQEISIPVLVGGAALTRKFTEEKISAEYDGMVLYAKDAMNGLDIANKLAVPEERTKLQQELIEKRKKRLDNAQNKKVVKTVSEETPARSEVSTEVPVQTPPDLKEHVLKDFSIAHLEPYVNLQMLIGKHLGLQGKVSRLLKEKNDKAVALKEKVDHLMNRAKKENLLKAHGMYRFYPAQSDGNEIFIYNDPVEKKVLERFSFPRQPRAPHLCLADFIRPVGSGDMDYVGFLTVTAGEGVREMSAKAKENGDYLFSHLVQAAALEVAEGFAEKIHQMMRDQWGIPDSPELTMEERFSAKYQGIRVSFGYPACPDLNDQAKLFRLLRPEKIGVQLTDEYMMEPEASVSAMVFAHPEARYFSVL, encoded by the coding sequence ATGGTTCAATTTAAAGAAAGATTGAAACAATCGATATTGTTACTAGATGGTGCAATGGGAACGATGCTTCAAAATGCAGATTTAAAGCCGGAGGATTTCGGAGGAGAGCATTTTGACGGGTGTAACGAATATCTAAATGTTACATCTCCGCATGTTATTGATCGGATACACCGCGAGTATTTAGAAGCTGGTGCTGACATTATAGAGACAAATACATTTGGGGCAACCAGTATTGTACTTGCCGATTATGATCTTGAAGACAAAGCAGAAGAGCTGAATGTAGCTGCAGCAAAGCTGGCCAAAGCAGCAGCTGATGATTATTCAACTCCGGAATTTCCAAGATACGTAGCTGGAGCGATGGGACCGACGACGAAATCATTATCTGTAACGGGAGGCACAACATTTGAAGAATTAGCAGATGCTTATGAGGAGCAAGCTGCAGGATTAATAAAAGGCGGCATAGATGTGTTCCTGTTAGAAACAAGCCAGGATATGCGTAATGTAAAAGCTGCTTATGTTGGCATTAAACGTGCAGAAGCAAGCGCGAAAACGGAATTGCCGCTTATTGTTTCAGGAACAATAGAACCGATGGGGACTACGCTGGCAGGACAAACGATTGAATCTTTTTATATTTCACTAGAACATATGAAACCTACTGTTGTCGGGTTAAATTGTGCTACGGGTCCAGAATTTATGAGGGACCACCTGCGTTCATTATCTGATTTAGCTACGACTTATGTTCATTGCTATCCAAATGCAGGATTACCTGATGAAGAAGGCCATTACCATGAATCGCCGGAATCTCTTGCATCAAAGTTAAAAACATTTGGAGAAAAAGGCTGGCTTAACATTGTAGGCGGCTGCTGCGGGACAACCCCGGAACATATTAAAGTAATGAGAGATACTTTAAAAGATTATTCTCCAAGAGTACCTGTTGAGACTCACCCGCACACTGTCTCTGGAATCGAGCCGCTTGTCTATGAAGAAGACATGAGACCGCTGTTTGTTGGGGAACGGACAAATGTCATTGGTTCTAGAAAATTTAAAAGACTTATTAACGAAGATAAATTTGAAGAAGCATCGGAAGTGGCGCGAGCACAAGTAAAAAGAGGTGCTCATGTTATTGATGTTTGTCTAGCGGACCCTGATCGTGAAGAGCTAGAGGATATGGAAAAGTTTCTGAGTTATGTAATAAACAAAGTAAAAGTACCGTTAATGATCGATTCAACAGACGCTCAGGTTATTGAAAAAGCACTAACCTATTCACAAGGAAAAGCAATCATCAATTCTATTAATTTAGAAGACGGGGAAGAACGTTTTGATGACATTATTCCAATAGTAAAACGTTTTGGAGCAGCAGTTGTGGTAGGAACCATCGATGAACAAGGGATGGCTGTTACTGCCGAAAGAAAACTTGAAATTGCTAAACGTTCACATGATTTGCTCGTTCATAAGCACGGTATGAACGCTAAAGACATCATTTTTGACCCGCTGGTATTCCCGGTTGGAACGGGAGATGAGCAATACATTGGATCCGCTGAAGCTACAGTAGAAGGAATTCGATTAATTAAGGAAAAACTCCCTGACTGCTTAACGATTTTAGGAATAAGTAACGTTTCATTTGGGCTTCCTCCGGTTGGTCGAGAAGTTCTAAATGCAGCTTTTATGTATTACTGTACCAATGCAGGTTTAGACTATGCGATTGTTAATACAGAAAAGCTCGAACGTTTTGCAAGTATTCCAGATAACGAAAAGGAAATGGCCAGAAAATTATTGTTTGAAACCTCGGATGAAACATTGGCAGAATTTACGGCTCATTATCGAGGGAAAAAAGCTGAGAAAAAGAAAGTCGAAAAGAACCTTTCTCTTGAAGATAGATTAGCTGAATATATAGTTGAAGGAACAAAAGAAGGGTTATTTGAAGATTTAGATGAAGCGTTGAAAAAATTCGATGAGCCTCTTGATATTATTAACGGTCCATTAATGAACGGAATGGACAAAGTTGGTAAATTGTTTAATAACAATGAATTGATTGTAGCGGAAGTGCTGCAAAGTGCAGAAGCGATGAAGGCGGCCGTTGCCCATCTTGAACCATACATGGAGAAAAAAGAAGATGATGATTCAGGAAAAGGGAAAATATTGCTTGCTACTGTCAAAGGTGACGTTCATGATATCGGGAAAAATTTAGTAGACATTATTTTATCAAACAACGGCTTTAAAATCGTTAATTTAGGAATCAAGGTCACCTCAAATGAACTAATTGAAGCTGTTAACAATGAAAAACCGGATGCTGTCGGTTTAAGCGGTCTGCTAGTTAAATCTGCTCAACAGATGGTACTTACAGCGCAAGACTTAAAAAACCAAGAAATCTCTATACCTGTGCTTGTAGGCGGAGCAGCTTTAACGCGCAAATTTACAGAAGAAAAAATAAGTGCAGAGTATGATGGAATGGTTCTATATGCAAAAGATGCAATGAACGGTTTAGATATAGCAAATAAACTGGCTGTACCTGAAGAACGGACCAAACTGCAGCAAGAATTGATTGAGAAACGAAAAAAACGGTTAGATAATGCGCAAAACAAAAAAGTTGTAAAAACGGTAAGCGAAGAAACACCAGCTCGTTCAGAGGTTTCAACAGAAGTGCCGGTACAAACTCCTCCAGATCTAAAAGAACATGTCCTGAAAGATTTTAGTATTGCTCATTTAGAACCGTACGTAAATTTGCAAATGCTCATAGGAAAACATTTAGGTCTGCAAGGAAAAGTCAGCCGGTTATTAAAAGAAAAAAATGATAAAGCAGTAGCATTAAAAGAAAAAGTAGATCATTTAATGAATAGAGCTAAAAAAGAAAATCTTTTAAAAGCGCACGGTATGTATAGATTTTACCCGGCTCAGTCAGATGGAAATGAGATATTCATTTATAATGATCCAGTAGAAAAGAAAGTACTCGAACGCTTTTCATTTCCAAGACAGCCTCGTGCTCCTCATTTATGTTTGGCTGATTTTATTCGTCCTGTTGGCAGTGGTGATATGGATTACGTTGGATTTTTAACTGTCACTGCTGGAGAAGGTGTAAGAGAAATGTCTGCCAAAGCGAAAGAAAACGGAGATTATTTATTTAGTCATTTGGTCCAAGCTGCTGCCTTAGAAGTGGCTGAAGGTTTTGCGGAAAAAATTCATCAAATGATGAGAGATCAGTGGGGGATTCCGGATTCGCCTGAATTGACGATGGAAGAACGTTTTTCCGCCAAATATCAGGGAATAAGGGTTTCTTTTGGTTACCCTGCTTGTCCTGACTTAAATGACCAGGCTAAATTGTTCCGATTACTCAGACCAGAAAAAATCGGTGTTCAATTAACAGATGAATATATGATGGAACCCGAAGCTTCTGTTTCTGCGATGGTATTTGCCCACCCGGAAGCAAGATACTTTAGCGTTCTGTAA
- the sleB gene encoding spore cortex-lytic enzyme gives MKIYQINLSKLIFVSLCFFIFSYAYPNTTAEAFTDQVIQKGATGDDVVELQARLQYNGFYNDNIDGVFGWGTFWSVKNFQEEFGLETDGLVGEKMKSMLEKSTEYDEAFVKDALENGRKFTHYGGTPKEIQKGEKGSRDKKGKQQPQKEQQPQQEQQQGGGQQRNGQRRQDGAETEQPQTDQEQVDEDQSNEPNIQKAMNVPEGYSENDIQIMSNAVYGEARGEPYVGQVAVAAVIINRINSPTFPNTASGVIFEPRAFTAVADGQIYMEPNEEARKAVLDALNGQDPSEGSLYYYNPVTATSGWVAQRPQVKTIGKHVFAK, from the coding sequence ATGAAAATATATCAAATAAACCTATCGAAACTTATTTTCGTTTCCTTATGCTTTTTCATTTTCAGCTATGCCTATCCCAATACAACAGCAGAAGCCTTCACAGATCAAGTCATTCAAAAGGGTGCTACTGGTGATGATGTAGTAGAACTGCAAGCAAGGCTTCAGTATAACGGTTTTTACAACGACAATATTGATGGGGTATTTGGCTGGGGTACCTTTTGGTCTGTTAAAAATTTCCAAGAGGAATTTGGTTTAGAAACAGACGGCCTTGTTGGGGAAAAAATGAAAAGCATGCTTGAAAAATCTACCGAATACGATGAAGCATTTGTAAAAGACGCTTTAGAAAATGGCAGGAAATTTACCCATTATGGGGGTACACCAAAAGAAATTCAAAAAGGTGAGAAAGGAAGCAGAGATAAAAAAGGAAAACAACAGCCTCAAAAAGAGCAGCAGCCCCAGCAAGAACAACAGCAGGGCGGCGGCCAGCAGCGTAATGGACAGCGCAGACAAGATGGAGCAGAAACAGAGCAGCCGCAAACAGATCAAGAGCAAGTTGATGAAGATCAATCAAATGAACCTAATATTCAAAAAGCAATGAATGTACCGGAAGGTTATTCAGAAAATGATATTCAAATTATGTCAAATGCTGTTTATGGTGAAGCACGAGGAGAGCCATACGTTGGCCAGGTAGCTGTAGCTGCAGTTATTATAAATCGAATAAACAGTCCAACGTTTCCAAATACGGCGAGCGGTGTCATATTCGAACCGAGGGCATTTACTGCAGTTGCTGATGGGCAAATTTACATGGAACCTAATGAAGAAGCTCGAAAAGCTGTTCTTGATGCTTTAAATGGCCAGGATCCCTCTGAAGGATCACTATATTACTATAATCCAGTGACAGCTACATCAGGCTGGGTAGCGCAAAGGCCACAAGTGAAAACGATTGGGAAACACGTATTTGCTAAATAA
- the cmk gene encoding (d)CMP kinase, with protein MKKINIAIDGPAGAGKSTVSRKVASELGYIYIDTGAMYRALAWKAIHSNVDIQDGQVLSSMLESTNLQLTYAIDGNRIFVDDNEVTDDIRSSEVTASVSAVSAHAGVREKMVKKQQDLASSKGAVLDGRDIGTTVLPQAELKVFLTASVEERAKRRHFENVEKGRSSDLQMIMNDIQLRDDKDSTRKISPLIKAEDAVEIDTTSLSADEVAESICSLALERIQKQ; from the coding sequence ATGAAAAAAATCAACATTGCTATTGATGGACCTGCGGGTGCAGGGAAAAGTACGGTTTCAAGAAAAGTAGCCTCTGAATTGGGGTATATTTATATAGATACAGGGGCGATGTATCGTGCTTTAGCGTGGAAAGCTATTCACTCGAACGTAGATATTCAGGATGGACAAGTTCTATCTTCGATGTTAGAATCAACAAATTTGCAATTAACTTATGCAATCGATGGAAACAGGATTTTTGTTGATGATAATGAAGTCACTGACGATATACGCTCAAGTGAAGTCACAGCTTCCGTTTCTGCTGTGTCTGCACATGCAGGAGTAAGGGAAAAAATGGTAAAAAAACAACAAGATTTAGCCAGCAGCAAAGGTGCAGTTTTAGATGGAAGGGACATAGGAACAACCGTTCTTCCACAAGCCGAACTGAAAGTATTCCTGACAGCTTCTGTTGAAGAAAGAGCAAAACGCAGACATTTTGAAAATGTAGAAAAAGGGAGAAGCTCAGATTTACAAATGATTATGAATGATATTCAGTTAAGAGATGACAAAGATTCTACAAGAAAAATATCTCCTTTAATAAAAGCCGAAGATGCTGTGGAGATTGATACAACAAGTTTATCAGCAGATGAAGTGGCAGAGAGTATATGTTCATTAGCTTTAGAAAGGATTCAAAAGCAATGA
- the ypeB gene encoding germination protein YpeB: MVRNVLIALLVIALIGTGWWGANQANQKEALLVNNENNYQRAFHDLSFHLDQIEDEVGSTLAMNSRKQLSSSLAQVWRLTSLAQSELGQLPLGMMALNETEDLLHKIGNFSYETTIRDLGKEPLSEKEYKQLSNFYKEAGEIKHDLRKLQASTLKENAKWTEAEEAMANNDEPMDNSIVNGFHMIDDKVKGFSEAEFGPEMEEGFAPDLDKKIAENVKGKEISKKEAAKKAKKFVGLPDSMNVNIEELNKQGLEFEGYTLTIEEPEGEDEIYMDMTKKGGHPLWFLQSRPVDEPEISLNKASKKGLEFLEKNGFENMEMVDGKQYDTVGVFQFVSMENEVKVYPDTVYLEVALDDGEIIGYKGAEYITNHKERKDLDPSLSIEEARDEINPKVEVREEGLALIENEDEEEILCYEFYGTIDKDTYRIYINADNGDEESVKKLEQAEPVYDTM; the protein is encoded by the coding sequence ATGGTTCGTAATGTCTTAATAGCTTTACTTGTCATTGCCTTGATTGGAACAGGCTGGTGGGGAGCTAATCAAGCAAATCAAAAAGAAGCTCTGCTTGTGAATAACGAAAACAATTATCAGCGTGCTTTTCATGATTTATCTTTTCATCTTGACCAAATAGAAGATGAAGTAGGTTCTACACTAGCCATGAATTCGAGAAAACAGTTATCGAGCTCGCTTGCACAAGTCTGGCGCCTTACATCGTTGGCGCAAAGTGAGTTGGGGCAGCTGCCGCTTGGAATGATGGCTCTTAATGAAACAGAAGATTTATTGCATAAAATTGGGAATTTCAGCTATGAAACGACCATTCGTGATTTAGGCAAAGAACCTCTGTCTGAGAAAGAATACAAACAGTTGAGCAATTTCTATAAAGAGGCTGGAGAAATTAAACATGATTTAAGAAAGCTTCAAGCATCAACGTTAAAAGAAAACGCTAAATGGACAGAGGCAGAAGAAGCAATGGCCAATAACGATGAGCCAATGGACAATTCGATTGTGAATGGGTTTCATATGATTGATGACAAAGTCAAAGGCTTTTCAGAAGCAGAATTTGGCCCTGAAATGGAAGAAGGATTTGCTCCAGATTTAGATAAGAAAATTGCTGAAAATGTTAAAGGGAAAGAAATAAGTAAAAAAGAAGCAGCCAAAAAAGCGAAAAAATTTGTAGGCCTTCCCGATTCGATGAATGTTAATATTGAGGAATTAAATAAACAAGGCCTTGAATTCGAAGGGTATACGTTAACAATAGAGGAGCCTGAGGGAGAAGACGAAATTTACATGGACATGACAAAAAAAGGCGGACACCCTCTTTGGTTTTTGCAATCTAGACCAGTAGATGAACCAGAAATCAGTTTAAATAAAGCATCAAAAAAAGGTTTAGAGTTTCTAGAGAAAAATGGATTCGAAAACATGGAAATGGTGGATGGTAAGCAGTATGACACGGTAGGCGTATTTCAATTTGTATCCATGGAAAACGAAGTGAAAGTGTATCCGGATACTGTTTATTTAGAAGTAGCGCTTGATGATGGAGAAATTATTGGTTACAAAGGAGCAGAATATATAACTAATCACAAAGAACGAAAAGACCTTGATCCTTCTCTTAGTATAGAAGAGGCAAGAGATGAAATTAATCCAAAAGTAGAGGTTAGAGAAGAGGGTCTAGCTTTAATTGAAAATGAAGATGAAGAAGAAATTTTGTGTTATGAATTTTACGGTACTATTGATAAAGATACCTACAGAATTTATATCAATGCGGACAACGGAGACGAAGAAAGCGTGAAAAAGTTGGAACAAGCTGAACCTGTGTATGACACTATGTAA
- a CDS encoding lysophospholipid acyltransferase family protein — MSVYAIGKTICKMYLSLVIRAEAIGQENIPKEGPVLLCSNHISNYDPPLVGSFMKRKIHFMAKEELFSQKILGSLLPSLGAFPVKRGAGDRQALRKGLSLLEEGKVLCLFPEGTRSKTGEVGKGLSGSGFFALRSEAAVVPVAVFGKYKPFQKVTVVYGKPLNFQQLRNQKTSAADATEEIMDSIRKLMAQHQAEKNK, encoded by the coding sequence ATGAGCGTATATGCAATAGGCAAAACGATATGCAAAATGTATTTGTCATTGGTTATTCGTGCAGAAGCAATTGGTCAAGAAAATATTCCAAAAGAAGGACCGGTGCTGCTTTGTTCTAATCACATTAGCAATTATGATCCTCCATTAGTAGGTTCTTTTATGAAAAGAAAGATTCACTTTATGGCAAAAGAAGAGCTTTTTAGTCAAAAGATTCTAGGATCTCTATTACCTTCTCTCGGAGCTTTTCCTGTAAAGAGAGGCGCAGGCGACCGTCAAGCTTTACGAAAAGGTTTGAGTTTATTAGAAGAAGGGAAGGTTTTATGTCTTTTTCCGGAGGGTACAAGGAGTAAAACCGGTGAAGTTGGAAAAGGGCTGTCTGGATCAGGTTTTTTCGCTCTTAGATCCGAAGCGGCTGTTGTCCCGGTTGCCGTTTTTGGAAAGTATAAACCTTTTCAAAAAGTGACTGTTGTTTACGGGAAACCGTTGAATTTTCAACAATTAAGAAATCAAAAAACAAGCGCTGCTGACGCTACTGAAGAAATTATGGATAGTATCCGTAAGTTAATGGCTCAACACCAAGCTGAAAAAAATAAATAG